Proteins from one Pseudarthrobacter sp. BIM B-2242 genomic window:
- a CDS encoding 1,4-dihydroxy-2-naphthoate polyprenyltransferase: MATAAQWIQGARLRTLPAAIAPVLIGTAAAYELDSFRPVNAVLAALVALLLQVGVNYANDYSDGVRGTDEDRVGPLRLVGSGAAKPEHVKYAAFGTFALAMLFGLALVVITQSWWLILVGIGCVMAAWGYTGGKNPYGYMGLGDVFVFVFFGLVATLGTTYTQAGQVSLSAVIGAIGTGLIACALLMANNVRDIPTDIQAGKKTLAVRLGDKHARESYVLMLAVAILLVVILAPGRPWILIVLLLIPACLMPAWLMINGRKRKSLIPVLKQTGLINLGYSLLFTLGLVLSHGF, encoded by the coding sequence GTGGCCACAGCCGCACAATGGATCCAAGGCGCCCGCCTCCGCACTTTGCCGGCCGCCATCGCCCCCGTGCTGATCGGCACCGCCGCAGCCTACGAGCTGGATTCGTTCCGCCCCGTGAACGCCGTGCTGGCCGCCCTGGTGGCGCTGCTCCTGCAGGTCGGCGTGAACTACGCCAACGACTACTCCGACGGCGTCCGCGGCACCGACGAGGACCGGGTGGGACCGCTGCGGCTGGTGGGCTCCGGCGCTGCCAAACCCGAGCACGTCAAGTATGCGGCGTTTGGTACGTTCGCCCTGGCCATGCTGTTTGGCCTGGCACTGGTGGTGATCACCCAGAGCTGGTGGCTGATCCTGGTGGGGATCGGCTGTGTGATGGCGGCCTGGGGCTACACCGGCGGCAAGAACCCGTACGGCTACATGGGCCTGGGTGACGTTTTTGTGTTTGTCTTCTTCGGCCTCGTGGCCACGCTCGGCACCACCTACACCCAGGCCGGTCAGGTCAGCCTGTCGGCGGTGATCGGCGCGATCGGCACGGGCCTGATTGCCTGCGCCCTGCTGATGGCCAACAACGTCCGCGATATCCCCACGGATATCCAGGCGGGCAAGAAGACCCTGGCCGTGCGGCTGGGCGATAAACACGCCCGCGAAAGCTACGTGCTGATGCTCGCGGTGGCCATCCTACTGGTGGTGATCCTTGCACCCGGGCGCCCATGGATCCTGATCGTGCTGCTGCTCATCCCGGCCTGCCTGATGCCCGCCTGGCTGATGATCAACGGCCGCAAGCGCAAGAGCCTGATCCCCGTCCTCAAGCAGACCGGCCTGATCAACCTCGGCTACAGCCTGCTGTTCACACTGGGACTGGTACTCAGCCACGGTTTCTAG
- a CDS encoding DUF4229 domain-containing protein — protein MAFLRYSLIRLALFAPLFVLFMFLQLGALLSVVCAALIAFAVSYLFFQKQRDEAAAALHDRFTGKTKPGPNAGEAADAAAEDRLTDASTDVTIRNTTPKTPDA, from the coding sequence GTGGCTTTCCTGAGATACTCCCTGATCCGGCTGGCGCTGTTTGCGCCGCTCTTCGTCTTGTTTATGTTCCTGCAGTTGGGGGCGTTGCTGTCTGTTGTCTGCGCGGCGCTGATTGCCTTCGCCGTCAGCTACCTGTTCTTCCAGAAGCAGCGCGACGAAGCTGCGGCCGCCCTGCATGACCGGTTCACCGGCAAGACAAAGCCGGGGCCCAACGCCGGTGAGGCCGCGGATGCCGCCGCCGAGGACCGCCTCACGGATGCCAGTACCGACGTCACCATCCGGAATACCACCCCGAAGACTCCCGACGCCTAG
- a CDS encoding PLD nuclease N-terminal domain-containing protein: MLFRVALAVAVLVIFVYGLVDVIRTDARLTRGISKPAWIIVMIVLPVIGAILWLLMGRPRNTPPARRAYSGPTAPDDDPDFLRNLEVRRRKQAEAARLKKLKDDLEAKADDGPAGAGPDSTGDADTHDTGDVK, encoded by the coding sequence ATGCTCTTCCGTGTGGCTCTGGCCGTGGCAGTACTCGTCATCTTTGTGTATGGATTGGTGGACGTGATCCGTACTGACGCCCGCCTGACCCGGGGGATCTCCAAGCCCGCATGGATCATCGTCATGATCGTGCTTCCCGTGATCGGCGCCATCCTCTGGCTGCTGATGGGGCGTCCCCGGAACACGCCTCCTGCCCGGCGCGCCTACAGCGGCCCCACCGCCCCGGACGATGATCCCGACTTCCTCCGGAACCTGGAGGTCCGCCGCCGGAAACAGGCCGAAGCAGCCCGCCTCAAGAAACTCAAGGATGACCTGGAGGCGAAGGCCGACGACGGTCCCGCCGGCGCCGGACCGGACAGCACAGGAGACGCAGACACCCACGACACCGGCGACGTGAAGTAG
- a CDS encoding dynamin family protein yields the protein MKVTTVAGVADLIQEALAAYRDDPAAVEALEGWAARLSEPLRIAVAGMVKAGKSTLLNAIIGEEIAPTDTGECTRIVTWYRFAHSPRIMLHPVAGEPRPLPLRRSNGRLVFDLGRDRAEDVERLVVEWPSESLRNVTLIDTPGIASLSGDVSARSVNFLTPADSPSEADAIVYLMRHMHAADLRFLESFKDTEAGRSGTVNALAVLSRADEIGAGRIDSLLSAGEIAERYRRDPGLRKLALGVVPVAGLLAQSARSMRQSDYESLALLSTLDRAERERLLLSADRFLRAGVPDGLTAEARKQLLERFGLFGIRLAVVLIRAGFTDPTPLAHELARRSGLDPLLAMLAGQFHARADALKARTALVGVETLLRNSPRDGTGHLATALERLQINAHEFRELGLLATLRTTGVTLKHELAVEAERIVGGEGVAAHLRLGLEPEASRDEISAEAHRVLHRWRLLAENPLTDRSVLDVCRVVVRSCEGILAEAAGVHLHKQPA from the coding sequence ATGAAGGTGACCACGGTCGCGGGAGTAGCGGACCTGATCCAGGAGGCGCTTGCCGCCTACCGCGATGACCCCGCTGCGGTGGAGGCTCTGGAAGGCTGGGCCGCAAGGTTGTCGGAGCCTCTGCGGATCGCCGTGGCCGGAATGGTGAAAGCCGGAAAATCAACCCTTCTCAACGCCATCATCGGGGAGGAGATCGCCCCCACGGACACCGGTGAATGCACCCGCATCGTCACCTGGTACCGGTTCGCCCACTCGCCCCGCATCATGCTCCATCCCGTTGCGGGCGAACCCCGCCCGCTTCCCCTGCGACGAAGCAACGGGCGCCTCGTCTTCGATCTCGGCAGGGACCGGGCGGAGGACGTGGAACGACTGGTGGTGGAATGGCCGTCGGAAAGCCTGCGGAACGTCACCCTGATCGACACCCCTGGCATCGCTTCCCTGTCCGGCGACGTTTCTGCCCGGTCCGTCAATTTCCTCACTCCTGCCGACTCGCCCTCCGAAGCGGACGCCATTGTGTACCTGATGCGGCATATGCATGCCGCCGATCTGCGGTTCCTGGAGTCCTTCAAGGACACCGAGGCCGGCCGTTCGGGAACAGTCAACGCCCTGGCGGTTTTGTCCCGGGCCGACGAAATCGGCGCCGGGCGGATCGATTCCCTGCTCTCGGCCGGAGAAATCGCAGAGCGGTACCGCCGGGACCCCGGCCTGCGCAAGCTGGCATTGGGGGTGGTCCCGGTGGCCGGTCTGCTGGCCCAGAGTGCCCGGAGCATGCGCCAGTCCGACTACGAGTCGCTGGCACTTCTCTCCACCTTGGACCGGGCGGAACGGGAGCGCCTGCTGCTCTCCGCGGACAGGTTTCTGCGGGCGGGCGTTCCGGACGGCCTCACCGCCGAGGCACGGAAGCAGCTGCTGGAGCGGTTCGGACTGTTCGGAATCCGGCTGGCCGTAGTCCTGATCCGGGCAGGCTTTACGGACCCCACGCCACTGGCCCACGAGCTGGCCAGGCGCAGCGGCCTGGACCCGCTGCTGGCCATGCTGGCGGGCCAGTTCCATGCACGCGCGGACGCACTCAAGGCCCGCACCGCCCTGGTGGGGGTGGAAACCCTGCTCCGCAACTCACCCCGGGACGGAACGGGGCACCTGGCCACAGCACTGGAACGGCTCCAGATCAACGCCCACGAGTTCAGGGAACTGGGCCTGCTGGCCACGCTGCGGACCACCGGGGTCACGCTGAAGCACGAACTGGCCGTGGAGGCCGAGCGGATCGTTGGCGGTGAGGGCGTGGCAGCCCATCTGAGGCTGGGCCTGGAGCCGGAGGCGTCGCGGGACGAGATCAGCGCGGAGGCCCACCGCGTCCTTCACCGGTGGCGGCTGCTGGCCGAGAATCCGCTGACGGACCGATCCGTACTGGATGTGTGCCGGGTAGTGGTGCGCAGCTGTGAGGGCATCCTGGCTGAGGCCGCCGGGGTGCACCTGCACAAGCAACCTGCCTGA
- a CDS encoding dynamin family protein — protein sequence MQLVRLVEQAIDIVSEGERADLRKRLDQTLSRLKDPSIRVIVVGEFKQGKSKLINALVNAPVCPVDDDIATSVPTVVRHGDPASASVLLPRADKDPGDDEPLERLPINIADLAAYVSERGNPGNAKKLVAAEVFLPRKVLAGGLTVVDSPGVGGMGSSHTLTTLTALPTADAMLLVSDASQEYTEPEIRFLRQAMRITPSVVGVLSKTDLYPDWRRVAELDRGHLAQVSADIPLFPVSSDLRLEAARHQDAELNNESGFPGLIGHLRNEIVGKAERIQRRSVSQDLVSVTDNLRLSLQAELAALENPAGTPAMIAGLEAAKLEADDLRKRSARWQITLNDGIGDLIADMEYDLRDRLRRIQRDAENAIDQGDPGPTWTAFTKWLEECTAAAISDTFVWTSERSQWLATQVAEHFSEDEVTLPVLRVSDTGDALDPVDDMPGLDDGHINPMQKVLIGMRGSYGGVLMFGLLTGIFGMALINPLSVGAGLLLGRKAYREDKDARLKRRQSEAKALVRRQLDDVVFQVGKQLKDRLRMVQRSTRDHFTEIAEEHHRSLSDSVSAAQKAATTYKLEKDTRIRDIKAELKRVDTLQQAARALAEKEQAPSKPAHGAVSVPRRAPAVVAAG from the coding sequence GTGCAGCTGGTCAGGCTCGTTGAGCAGGCAATCGACATCGTCAGCGAGGGTGAGCGGGCCGACTTGCGGAAGCGCCTGGACCAGACCCTTTCACGGCTGAAGGATCCCAGCATCCGGGTGATAGTGGTGGGCGAGTTCAAGCAAGGCAAAAGCAAACTCATCAACGCTTTGGTCAACGCGCCGGTCTGCCCCGTCGACGACGATATTGCCACCTCGGTGCCCACGGTTGTCCGGCACGGCGATCCGGCGTCGGCTTCTGTCCTCCTGCCCCGGGCAGACAAGGACCCCGGTGACGACGAACCACTCGAACGGCTGCCGATCAACATCGCTGACCTGGCCGCCTATGTTTCCGAACGCGGGAATCCCGGCAACGCGAAGAAGCTGGTGGCCGCGGAAGTGTTCCTGCCCCGCAAAGTCCTGGCCGGCGGCCTGACGGTTGTTGATTCCCCCGGTGTCGGCGGCATGGGCTCCAGCCACACGCTGACCACCTTGACGGCATTGCCGACCGCAGACGCGATGCTGCTGGTATCGGATGCGTCCCAGGAATACACCGAGCCGGAAATAAGGTTCCTCCGGCAGGCAATGCGCATCACACCAAGCGTTGTCGGAGTGTTGTCCAAGACGGACCTTTACCCGGATTGGCGCCGCGTGGCTGAACTGGACCGCGGACACCTCGCCCAGGTGTCGGCCGACATCCCGCTGTTCCCCGTGTCCTCGGACCTTCGGCTCGAGGCCGCACGGCACCAGGATGCGGAACTGAACAATGAATCGGGCTTCCCCGGCCTCATCGGCCATCTGCGGAACGAAATCGTGGGGAAGGCCGAGCGGATCCAGCGGCGCTCCGTAAGCCAGGACCTGGTCTCCGTGACCGATAACCTCCGCCTGTCCCTGCAGGCGGAACTGGCGGCCCTGGAGAACCCGGCAGGGACGCCGGCCATGATCGCCGGCCTTGAAGCGGCGAAACTGGAGGCCGACGACCTCCGCAAACGCTCGGCACGGTGGCAGATCACCCTTAACGACGGTATCGGCGATTTGATAGCCGACATGGAATACGACCTGCGGGACCGCTTGCGGCGGATCCAGCGCGATGCGGAGAACGCCATTGATCAGGGCGATCCCGGCCCTACATGGACGGCGTTCACCAAATGGCTTGAAGAGTGCACCGCTGCCGCGATTTCGGACACCTTCGTCTGGACGAGCGAGCGCTCCCAGTGGCTGGCAACGCAGGTTGCCGAGCACTTCTCCGAGGACGAGGTAACACTTCCGGTGCTGCGCGTCTCCGATACCGGGGATGCCCTGGACCCCGTGGACGATATGCCCGGCCTCGACGACGGGCACATCAACCCGATGCAAAAAGTCCTTATCGGCATGCGGGGATCCTATGGCGGTGTCCTGATGTTCGGCCTCCTGACAGGGATCTTCGGCATGGCTTTGATCAATCCGCTGTCCGTCGGCGCGGGGCTGCTGCTGGGGCGCAAGGCCTACCGGGAGGACAAGGACGCCAGGCTCAAACGCCGGCAGTCAGAGGCCAAGGCCCTGGTCCGCCGCCAGTTGGACGATGTGGTCTTCCAGGTGGGAAAGCAGCTCAAGGACAGGCTGCGGATGGTCCAGCGGTCCACCCGTGACCACTTCACGGAAATCGCCGAGGAGCATCACCGCTCGCTCTCGGATTCGGTGTCGGCGGCGCAGAAGGCAGCCACGACGTACAAGCTTGAAAAGGACACGCGCATCCGGGACATCAAGGCCGAGCTCAAGCGGGTGGACACCTTGCAGCAGGCTGCCAGGGCCCTGGCGGAGAAGGAGCAGGCGCCTTCCAAGCCGGCACACGGGGCTGTTTCCGTACCGCGGCGGGCTCCGGCGGTGGTGGCAGCCGGATGA
- a CDS encoding IniB N-terminal domain-containing protein translates to MPTLANDLVLFLMSLFGNEEAAKEFLDDPEKVLEEHGLDKVCSADVDAAMPVILDFAPITVNASSFDREYNTGGNDSEVSGGGHTPPPAGGGRDHDHDHDHGDHDHDDHAHAVQQLHHVVNNYSYTSTVDDRDTITDQSVNQNIWADGDVTQWFDNDSVVASGDRAVAAGDDVDIEDSNNIEDSYNTDNSHDDSTDNSIRAGGDVNIGNEETDIEDSFNTDLDVDIEESFNDNSDNSTNDSNNNNSDNSDNSDNSSETDIDVDIEDSLNDNSDNRVDNSEETTGSYNDESIEVDVEDVGNTEYNLENVANTENDLENFNNTTTTDESVTVGDIDYTDVNVEDNTLEFTEDNSDNSINTDVDIEDNVLVVDSLNDNEID, encoded by the coding sequence ATGCCTACACTCGCAAACGACCTCGTACTGTTCCTGATGAGCCTTTTCGGTAATGAGGAGGCAGCGAAGGAATTCCTGGATGATCCGGAGAAGGTCCTTGAGGAACACGGACTCGACAAGGTCTGCTCAGCAGATGTTGATGCCGCAATGCCCGTCATCCTGGACTTCGCTCCCATCACCGTTAATGCTTCGTCCTTCGACCGGGAATACAACACCGGCGGGAACGATTCCGAGGTCAGTGGCGGCGGCCACACCCCGCCTCCGGCCGGAGGCGGCCGCGACCATGACCACGATCATGATCATGGTGACCACGACCACGATGACCACGCACACGCCGTCCAGCAGCTGCACCATGTAGTGAACAACTACTCCTACACCTCAACGGTGGATGACCGCGACACCATCACGGACCAGTCCGTCAACCAGAACATCTGGGCCGATGGCGATGTCACGCAGTGGTTCGACAACGACTCCGTCGTTGCCTCCGGTGACCGTGCAGTGGCTGCCGGCGACGACGTCGACATTGAGGATTCGAACAACATCGAGGACTCCTACAACACGGACAACTCGCACGACGATTCGACGGATAACTCCATCCGCGCAGGCGGCGACGTCAATATCGGAAACGAAGAGACGGACATCGAGGATTCCTTCAACACCGACCTTGACGTCGACATTGAAGAATCCTTCAACGACAACTCGGATAACTCCACCAACGATTCCAACAACAACAACTCCGACAACTCCGACAACTCCGATAACTCGTCGGAGACGGATATCGACGTTGATATCGAGGACTCGCTGAACGACAACTCGGACAACCGCGTGGACAACTCCGAGGAGACCACCGGCTCCTACAACGACGAGTCCATCGAGGTGGATGTGGAGGACGTCGGAAACACCGAGTACAACCTGGAGAATGTCGCCAACACCGAGAACGACCTGGAGAACTTCAACAACACCACCACCACTGACGAGTCTGTGACGGTCGGCGACATCGATTACACCGATGTCAATGTTGAGGACAACACCCTCGAGTTCACCGAGGACAACTCCGACAACTCGATCAACACGGATGTGGACATCGAGGACAACGTACTGGTGGTTGATTCGCTGAACGACAACGAAATCGACTAA
- a CDS encoding LuxR C-terminal-related transcriptional regulator — MRHQATPATESSLPANPQHTAAQLRGEDAVLRELLLALSVGFTLPGPLPGELSRRMADGEGESLNSLVARAESSGLLNPDGTVMGTVQHALLSSTPTPRVHALQRELVGCFAADGRPLGELARQLARTGLADPRVAADLEKAGDRALEHNPGLAAQLYDEALLAGADELATAARRAQAAFAIGDLDSASRIIDGLLMCPDPPDLRLGADVSAAVWAQRGMLARGADVYTWLGPERVGPSRPAAAVAMIGSGDREGAEAMFPKGSAPASPTSLAVAQAQMANGIMESLAGDPHQGLPILIHASDMLNASGAALPAPDTPGALAALVALHSGEPHLAETIVRAAAAAGQGGDAAKPRLFLLQAWSAMQQDNPDEARLAINEASKANHWPLVPRDEFLCAALEVGLARRSGEVHGLVLAWERAREAMLHTTLDLYSLLPWGELMITAARLRETRRVSHYFDEAWKLLRDLGEPPLWAVPFHWAAVQAALLNESPAALGPHAAALARAADHSHLASLLAAAGKAWVSVLAGKFQPADVEAAARGLNTVGMPWEGARLAGHAAARADERKDMLRLLSCARDLHPQSSSGGPKPSVQAEVHNVPDADQGNGTRPSDASVLSEREKEVARLVLEGKTYREIGEAIYISPRTAEHHIARMRRRLGAENRSDLLVRLRLALGPEEPPRE; from the coding sequence ATGAGACATCAGGCCACGCCGGCAACGGAATCGTCATTGCCCGCCAACCCCCAGCACACTGCTGCACAGCTCCGTGGCGAGGACGCCGTGCTACGGGAGCTTCTGCTGGCTTTGTCCGTCGGGTTCACACTTCCCGGACCGCTGCCCGGGGAATTGTCCCGCCGGATGGCAGACGGGGAAGGGGAGAGCCTTAACTCCCTGGTCGCCCGGGCGGAATCATCCGGGCTTCTGAATCCTGACGGCACAGTGATGGGAACCGTCCAGCACGCTCTCCTGTCGTCCACCCCGACGCCGCGGGTTCACGCACTGCAGCGCGAACTTGTGGGCTGCTTCGCTGCGGACGGGCGTCCCCTCGGCGAACTCGCGCGCCAACTGGCACGCACTGGATTGGCCGACCCCCGCGTCGCAGCCGACCTTGAAAAGGCCGGGGACCGGGCCCTGGAACACAATCCCGGACTGGCCGCCCAGCTCTACGACGAGGCCCTCCTAGCCGGCGCGGATGAATTGGCCACCGCGGCCCGCCGCGCCCAGGCAGCGTTTGCCATCGGGGACCTGGATTCTGCCAGCCGGATCATCGACGGATTGCTGATGTGTCCTGATCCGCCGGACCTCCGGCTGGGGGCGGACGTCTCTGCTGCAGTGTGGGCACAGCGGGGTATGCTGGCCCGCGGCGCCGATGTGTACACGTGGCTTGGCCCGGAGAGGGTGGGACCGTCCCGGCCGGCGGCCGCCGTTGCGATGATCGGCAGCGGCGACCGCGAAGGTGCCGAGGCAATGTTCCCGAAGGGATCTGCGCCCGCGTCGCCCACGTCGCTGGCCGTGGCGCAGGCCCAAATGGCCAACGGCATCATGGAATCGTTGGCTGGGGATCCGCATCAGGGGCTTCCGATTCTCATCCACGCCTCAGACATGTTGAACGCTTCGGGCGCAGCCCTGCCTGCTCCGGATACGCCCGGGGCTTTGGCCGCGCTGGTTGCACTGCACAGCGGCGAACCCCATCTCGCAGAGACGATTGTGCGCGCCGCGGCGGCGGCGGGCCAGGGGGGCGATGCGGCCAAGCCACGGCTGTTCCTGCTCCAGGCATGGTCCGCCATGCAACAGGACAATCCGGATGAAGCGAGGCTGGCCATCAACGAAGCCTCCAAAGCCAACCACTGGCCGCTGGTCCCGCGAGACGAATTCCTCTGCGCTGCCTTGGAGGTAGGCCTGGCGCGCCGGAGCGGCGAAGTTCATGGCCTGGTCCTGGCGTGGGAACGGGCCCGCGAAGCCATGCTGCACACCACGCTGGACCTGTACAGCCTCCTTCCGTGGGGGGAACTGATGATCACCGCCGCCCGCCTGCGGGAAACCCGGCGGGTGTCGCACTACTTCGATGAGGCGTGGAAGCTTCTGCGGGACCTGGGGGAGCCGCCGCTCTGGGCAGTGCCATTCCACTGGGCCGCCGTGCAGGCGGCGCTGTTGAACGAAAGTCCGGCCGCACTGGGCCCCCATGCAGCAGCCCTTGCCCGCGCTGCGGACCACAGCCACCTTGCCTCCCTGCTGGCGGCTGCCGGCAAAGCGTGGGTCTCGGTCCTCGCCGGAAAATTCCAGCCGGCAGACGTCGAGGCGGCAGCCCGGGGCTTGAACACGGTCGGGATGCCCTGGGAAGGTGCCCGGCTGGCAGGGCACGCCGCGGCCCGCGCAGACGAGCGGAAAGACATGCTCCGCCTGCTCTCCTGCGCCCGGGACCTCCACCCGCAGTCGAGCTCAGGCGGGCCGAAACCGTCCGTCCAGGCCGAAGTCCACAATGTTCCCGACGCTGACCAGGGCAATGGCACCCGGCCATCGGATGCGTCCGTGCTGAGTGAACGCGAAAAAGAAGTGGCAAGGCTGGTGCTGGAAGGAAAAACCTACCGGGAAATCGGGGAAGCAATCTATATCTCGCCGCGTACCGCCGAGCACCACATTGCCCGGATGCGCCGCCGGCTGGGGGCTGAAAACCGCTCTGACCTGCTGGTGCGGCTGAGGCTGGCCCTTGGGCCGGAAGAACCCCCGCGCGAATGA
- a CDS encoding Hsp70 family protein, giving the protein MSYVLAVDVGTSFTAAAIAKNDQPVPESLPLGLRGTAVPSVVYYPEEGPVLVGEAAERRGLDVPARVVREFKRRIGDSVPIAVGTLALPAEDIFATMARWVADRAEEREGAPPSEIIITHPAAWGGHRTTAVLAALAAKGLNNVTLISEPEAAALHYASQVRVEDGSTIAVYDLGGGTFDTAILKKAGNGRFDFLGSPDGIEGLGGADFDAAVLRYVASHTGEALAALDPEDPGALAALARLKRECVEAKEALSADSEANISVFLPGMQQQVRLVRSEFEAMIEEPIRETVDALERSLEQLGLEPADLSAVLLIGGSSRIPLVAQLISEQLDRPIAVDADPKSSICLGAAVAALRAAAASAAGPADAVAGTVPAIPAPADLADEPHNADRRASWSRKPGFGSLAGTAAAGDGARGVAAGRRHGAKAGAHAPRPAIRLTAVAAGAALFTILTATAAQSPEGLGNLTAMFAPPAAPADASPGGGNGVAAAPGGSADAVQDPASGIEASAKKPADTIGSSAGLEAAASPSSKPSPAASSPAGTTPDAAAPASTPDGQGTKTEPTPAAAVPGTPAGTTPDTTIPPPSTTAPVTPAPTDPPPATQEPTTPPTTATPPPTEPPTTPTPPPSTDPPPPTDTPVTPEPSAEPAPTPSAPPAPEPEPTATQTVAQTAEPTPDPTIVPAG; this is encoded by the coding sequence ATGAGCTATGTCCTCGCCGTTGATGTCGGGACCAGTTTCACCGCCGCCGCGATTGCCAAAAACGACCAGCCTGTTCCTGAGAGCCTGCCCTTGGGCCTCCGCGGAACAGCAGTCCCCTCAGTGGTCTACTACCCTGAAGAGGGCCCCGTCCTGGTGGGGGAGGCAGCCGAACGCCGCGGCCTGGATGTTCCCGCCAGGGTTGTGCGCGAGTTCAAACGCCGCATCGGTGACAGCGTCCCCATCGCAGTCGGTACATTAGCCCTGCCCGCAGAGGACATCTTTGCCACGATGGCCCGCTGGGTCGCCGACCGGGCCGAAGAACGCGAGGGCGCCCCGCCGTCGGAAATCATCATCACGCACCCCGCAGCCTGGGGCGGACACCGGACCACCGCGGTCCTGGCAGCCCTCGCTGCCAAAGGACTGAACAACGTTACGCTCATCAGCGAACCGGAAGCGGCGGCACTGCACTACGCCTCCCAGGTTCGCGTGGAGGACGGCAGCACTATTGCCGTCTACGATCTGGGCGGCGGGACGTTCGACACAGCCATCCTGAAGAAGGCCGGCAACGGCCGCTTCGACTTCCTGGGCAGCCCGGACGGCATTGAGGGGCTGGGCGGCGCCGACTTTGACGCTGCCGTGCTCCGGTACGTTGCCTCGCATACCGGGGAGGCGCTGGCAGCCCTTGACCCGGAGGACCCCGGCGCCCTGGCCGCACTGGCCAGGCTGAAGCGTGAATGTGTGGAGGCCAAGGAGGCACTCTCGGCCGACAGCGAGGCGAACATCTCCGTCTTCCTGCCCGGCATGCAGCAGCAGGTCCGGCTGGTCCGCTCAGAGTTCGAGGCCATGATCGAGGAGCCCATCCGCGAAACCGTGGATGCGCTGGAACGTTCGCTGGAGCAGCTCGGGCTGGAGCCTGCTGACCTGTCCGCGGTGCTCCTGATTGGCGGTTCTTCACGGATTCCGTTGGTGGCGCAGCTGATCTCCGAACAGCTGGACCGGCCTATCGCCGTAGATGCAGACCCCAAGTCTTCCATTTGCCTCGGCGCGGCCGTCGCCGCGCTCCGGGCCGCTGCGGCGTCCGCAGCCGGCCCCGCTGACGCTGTTGCCGGCACGGTTCCTGCGATCCCGGCTCCAGCAGACCTGGCGGATGAGCCGCACAACGCTGACCGCCGCGCCAGCTGGTCCCGGAAACCCGGGTTTGGCTCTTTGGCCGGCACGGCCGCCGCAGGCGACGGTGCCAGGGGAGTTGCCGCGGGCCGCCGGCATGGTGCGAAGGCGGGGGCACATGCTCCGCGTCCCGCCATCCGGCTGACAGCGGTGGCGGCAGGGGCTGCCCTGTTCACCATCCTGACCGCCACTGCCGCGCAAAGCCCGGAGGGGCTGGGAAACCTCACCGCGATGTTCGCACCGCCAGCCGCGCCGGCCGACGCCTCTCCAGGCGGCGGCAACGGCGTGGCGGCGGCGCCCGGAGGTTCTGCGGACGCGGTACAGGATCCCGCGAGTGGCATTGAGGCCAGCGCGAAGAAGCCTGCGGACACAATTGGCAGTTCAGCAGGACTCGAAGCGGCGGCGTCACCCAGCAGCAAGCCGTCCCCCGCAGCGTCATCGCCTGCCGGCACCACGCCGGACGCCGCGGCCCCGGCGTCCACCCCCGACGGGCAGGGGACAAAGACTGAACCAACGCCGGCGGCGGCCGTACCGGGAACTCCCGCCGGGACAACACCCGACACCACGATCCCTCCGCCTTCGACGACGGCCCCGGTCACGCCTGCGCCAACGGATCCTCCTCCGGCGACGCAGGAACCGACGACGCCGCCGACGACTGCCACCCCGCCGCCAACGGAGCCACCGACGACGCCCACCCCGCCGCCGTCAACTGATCCGCCGCCGCCCACGGATACGCCTGTGACGCCGGAGCCAAGTGCCGAGCCTGCGCCGACCCCGTCTGCGCCGCCCGCGCCCGAACCGGAACCAACGGCTACGCAGACCGTTGCGCAGACCGCAGAGCCGACACCCGATCCGACCATCGTTCCGGCAGGGTGA